The DNA segment GTCCAGGTGAGCAGATGCGCGTCGGTGCGCTCGCGCAGGACGGCGCAGAAGTCCGACCACAGGCGGAAGAGCTGAACGAGGGCGTGACCGGGTGCCAGTTCCACGCCGTCGGAGGTGGCCTTGGCGATGAGCTCCCGGATCCGCTTCTCCTCCGCGGTGAAGGGGAGAGGATCCAGATCCAGTTTCCGGTTGGGCCCCTCGTGCGCGGCCACCAGCGCGAGACAGCGGTCCACCTGGCGGGTGAAACGGCCTTTCAGGGATGTGCGTTTCCCCTTCCAGGCCTTCTTCAGACCTTGCAACTGGGCCAGCTCCAGCGCGGGCGAAAACCACGCCGTGGCGCGGTTCGGCAGGTTGTGGGCCTCGTCAATCAGAAGCAGGTTTCGCGCCTCGGCTTCCTTCTCCCCGAAGAACCGCATCAACGTGGCCGAGGGCGAGAGCGCGTAGTTGTAGTCCCCGATGATGACGTCCGCATTCCGGGCCGCGTCCAGCGACAGCTCGAAGGGGCAAAGGGCGTGCTCGTCCGCCAGGGCCTGGATGGCGGGTGAATCCGCGCAGCCGAGGCCGGCGATCCGGTCCAGCGCTTTCGATTCCTTCAGCCGGTCGTAGTAGCCCTTGGCCCGGGGACAGGCGTCGGGATGGCAATGGACTTCGTCCTGGGGACAGACGCGCTCCTTGGCGCGCAAGGTGACCGAGCGGACGGGATGGCCGGCCTGCACCAGGCGGCGCACGAACGCTTCCGCCACGGCGTGCTGGCTGTTGCGGGGCGTGAGGTAGAAGGCGCGCAGGTCTTCGGCCAGGGCCTTCTGGAGTCCGGGGTAGAGCACGGCCGCGGTCTTGCCCAGCCCCGTGGGAGCCTGGACCAGGAGGGGCTCGCCGGCCTCCAGGGCCTCTTCCACCACATGGAGAAGCCTCGTCTGACCGGGGCGGGGCGCCTCGAAGGGGAACGCCAGCCCTTCGCCCACGGCCTTCCGTTCGGCGGCCCGCGCCAAGGCCCGCAGATGCTGCGCATGAAGCCCTTCCACTTGGGCCTCCACCCACGTGGTGAACGACGCCAGATCGAAGGGAACGTCCACGAGCGTTTCGGCCTCATCCAGCAGCGAGATCACGCGCAGGCGGCAGGTGGGGGCGGTGTCGCTGGTCCGCGCGTGGATCCAGGCGTACATCCGCACCTGCTGCGCGAAGGGATGCGCGGGATCCGCCGCCAGCGCGCGCAGCAGCCGCTGGGGCTGGAAGGTGGTCTTGATCTCCTCCAGGATCGGCGGAGGGCCGGGAAGCAGCACGTCGATCCGCCCCCGCACCACGCACTCGAAGCCCTCCCGTTCGAGGGTGGCCAGTACGGCCCGCTCGCTCTGCACGTCCGGATGCTCACGGCCGAGGCGTTTCTGGACCTTGGCGTGGAGGCGCGTGCCCTGGGCGGCGGCATCCTCCTCCAGCTGGAAGGAAAGGGACGCGTCCAGGCTGCCGCTGGGTTCGAGCGGAAGCACGAAATCGCGCACGGAGCGGGTGATCCGTTCCATCAGGAGACCGGCCTGTCGAAGAGACCCGGTTCGGACACCCGGTCGGGTTGCGCCGGAGGCGCTTGCCAGTCCGCTTCCTTCACGAGGGACCCTGCGCGGATGCCCAGGAGGCGCAGCTTCCGGTCCAGCGGAACGCGCTTCAGGCTGTCGCGCGCGGCATCGCGGAGGGACGCCGCATCGGCGATGGGTGCCGAGAGCGAATGGTCCCGCGTCACGGTGGAGAAATCCTCATAGCGCAGCTTGATGCCCACGCTTCGGGCCAGGTAGCCCTTGCGGGCGAGATCCTGGGCCAGGCGCTCGCAGAGGGCGAGGAGGATGCGGGTCAGCTCCTCGCGATCCTGCCGGGGGTGCAGATCGCGCTCGAAGGTCGTCTCCCGGCTGATGGATTTGGGTTCCCGGGAGAGGGCCAGGGGGCGGTCGTCCCTGCCGTGGGCGGCCTCGTGGAGCCAGGCGCCGTAGCTGCGGCCGAAGTGCTCGATGAGGAAGTCGGGATCAGCCTCGGCCAGTTCGCCGATGGTGCGGATCCGGAAGCCCTCCAACTTGACGGAGGCCTTCGGCCCGATGCCGTTGATCGCCGCGCACGGCAGCGGCCAGATTTGCGAGGGAATGTCCTCGAAACCCAGGATCGTCAGCCCGTCCGGCTTCTGGAGCTCCGACGCGAGCTTGGACAGCAGCTTGTTGGGCGTCACCCCGATGGAACAGGAGAGCCCCGTGGCCCGCCGCACCGCGTCCTTGAGCCGCTGGGCAAGATCCCGCGTCTCGCCCGGCACGTCGGTCAGGTCGACATAGATCTCGTCGATGCCCCGATCCTCGATGCAGGGAGCCACCTCCGCCACCGCCGCCTTGAACGCGCGGGAAACCCGGCTGTAGGTCTCGTAGTCCCCCGGCAGCAGGATCGCATCCGGAGCCAGCGCCGCTGCCTTCATCAACCCCATCCCCGACCGCACCCCGAACACCCGCGCCTCGTAGGTCGCCGTCGTGACCACGCCCCGGCCCGCGTAGCCGCTGAGGCGCTGAAATTCCCCGGACGCCATCGCCTGGCGGCGCCCTCCAATCACGAGAGGCCGACCCCTCAGTTCCGGATAGCGCAGCAACTCCACGGACGCGAAGTAGGCGTCCATGTCCAGGTGGGCGATGCGGCGGAGCCGGTCCTCGACAGGTCCGTTTGAACTCATCCCCGAATCCCTTTCGGATTCCAGCCCATGCGGATAAATCGATGTGGGGCCATGCTGATTTCCCCAAGAAAGCATTAGGCGAAATTATAGCGAAAAACATGAGCACCATGACACTCGATCGGCAGTGCTTGAATCTCAGACCGTCTGCTTTTCTCCGTAGTTCTCATTGCGAGAAAACGTCGGAGCAAGACTCTCTACATGCCAGACGGCAAGAGGGAAATTTTAAAGATCGCTTTTATCTGCTTCCAAGATCGGAATTCGCAGAATTGAGCTAATACCAAGATGATTTTGGCTTTAAAAGAAAAAGCGCTTGACCGTAGTCAAGCGCACTTCTGGTAGGGCTAACGGGATTCGAACCCGTGTTACCGCCGTGAAAGGGCGGTGTCCTGACCCCTAGACGATAGCCCCCTGGGGTGGAACTTGGTGGGCCCTGCGGGATTTGAACCCGCGGCCAACGGCTTAAAAGGCCGCTGCTCTACCGCTGAGCTAAGGGCCCTTGCCGGTGGTCCCAGGCCCTCGCGCCCTCGAGCGCGCGGTGCACGCGAGCGTGCGGGTGCCTGGATGGGCAGGACGATCAGTGTGCCCGCGAACGGGCGCAGGGTCAAGCCAGGAGCGGCTCGAGGAAGGTTCCGGGGTAGACGCAGCCTTCGTGGCGGTCGGGGCCGGTGCTGAGGTAGGCGACGGGAACCTCCACGCTTTCCGCGAGGGCTTCGAGGTAGGCCTGGGCTTCGGCGGGGAGTTGGCGGTGGTCGGTGATCCCGCGGGTGCTGGCCCAGCCCTTGAAGCGCTTCACTTCGGCTTTCAGGCCCTTCCAGTCGGCGGCGCAACTGGGGAGCTTCGTGGTGACCGTGCCTTCGCCGGTGCGGTAGCCCACGATGAGGCCCACCTCATCCAGGCCGTCGAGGACGTCCAGCTTCATGATGGCGAGGCCGTCGACGCCGTTGGTCCGGCAGGCGTGGGCGGTGATGGGGGCATCGAACCAGCCGCAGCGGCGCGGCCGGCCGGTGGTGGTGCCGAACTCCCGGCCCACTTCGCGCAGGCGGTCGCCCAGCGCGTCGTGCAGCTCGGCGGGGAAGGGGCCGGCGCCCACCCGGGTGGTGTAGGCCTTGGCGATCCCCAGGATGCGGTCGAGGGCCTTGGGGGGCAGGCCGGTGCCTGTGAACAGGCCGCCCAGGCTGCAGTTGCTGGAGGTGACGAAGGGATACGTTCCGTGGTCGATGTCCAGGAGCGTCGCCTGGGCGCCTTCGAACAGGATGCTGTCGCCGCGCTCCCAGGCCGTGAGGAGGTGGCCCTGGGTGTCGCCGATGAAGGACAGGAAGGGCTCCGCGGTGCGGAGGAGGGCGTCGACGATGGCCTCGAGGGAGGACAGGCCGCTCCCTTCGCCGAGGCGCAGGCGGACTTCCTCGTAGCCGGGACGGATCCGGTCGGCCAGGGTCTCGGGGTGGAGCAGGTCGCCGAGGCGCACGCCCATCCGGCCGGCCTTCATCTCATAGGCGGGGCCGATGCCGCGACCGGTGGTGCCGATCTTGTTGGCGCCGCCTTCGCGCCACAGGTCCAGGGCGATGTGGTGGGGCAGGATCAGGTGGGCCTTGTCGGAAAGGAGAAGGCGGCCGGCCAAGTCGAAGCCCCGCGCGCGGAGGCGGTCCAGCTCCTGCTGGAAGACCTCCAGGTTCAGGACGACGCCGTTGCCCACCACCAGGAAGCATCCGGGGTGGAGGGCGCCGCTGGGCACCTGGTGGAGGGCGATGCTCTGGCCGTCGACGACGACGGTGTGGCCGGCATTGTTGCCGCCCTGAAAGCGCACCACCTGCTGGAAGCGGGGGCTGAGCAGGTCCACGACCTTGCCTTTGCCTTCGTCACCCCACTGGAGGCCCAGGATCGCCAGGTTGGTCCTAGTCAGGCTCATGTCTCCCTCCGACCCTCCAGTCTACCGGCGGCGGGGGGATCTGTCGCCGCCGGGGATGGCCGGATGGGTCCTCCCGCGGGACAAGGCTGGCGGAAGGCGCTACCCTGGTAGACCGCCCCGGAACCATCCCGGCTTCGGAGCCATCCTAATGACCCGTAAGGGTTATCCCGCTACCCCGGAAGGGTGTCCCGTGTTCGAGAAGTTCACCGAAAAAGCCCGCCGTGTGATGTTCTTCGCCCGCTACGAGGCGAGCCAGTTCGGTGCGGAAAGCATCCAGAGCGGCCACCTCCTGCTGGGGCTTCTCCGCGAGTCGGAGAAAACCAGCACCCAGTTGCTCGAACGCATGGGCGTGCACGTCAGCGCCCTGCGGGAGCGGCTGGTGGCGGCCCTGACGCCGAAGGACCGGAAGATCACCCCCAGCAGCACCAGCATCGACATCCCCATGGAGGAGGAGGTCAAGCGCATCCTCCAGCACGCCACGGCGGAGAGCGGGAAGCTCAATCACAAGCACGTGGGAGCTGAGCACCTGCTCTTGGGCATGCTGAAGGAAGAGGGCTGCCTGGCGGGCCGCCTCCTGAAGGAATCCGGCGCGGACCTGATCGCGGCCAAGGAGATCCTGCTGGAGAGCAGCAAGGAAGAGAAGATCGCCAAGAAGAAGAAGGAGCACCCCCTCCTGTCGGAGTTCGCCCGCAACCTGTCCGAGATGGCCGAGCGCGGAATCTTCGACAACCTGATCGGCCGCGACCAGGAAGTGGAGCGGATCATCCAGATCCTCAGCCGCCGCCGGAAGAACAACCCGATCCTCCTGGGCGAGGCGGGCGTGGGCAAGACGGCCATCGTGGAGGGCCTGGCCCAGAAGATCCACGAAGGGCTGGTGCCCCCGAGCCTGGCGGACAAGCGGATCTACGCTCTGGACCTCAGCCTGGTGGTGGCGGGCACGAAGTACCGCGGTCAGTTCGAGGAGCGGCTGAAGTCCATCATCGCGGAGGCCAGCAAGGACCCCAGCGTGGTCCTGTTCATCGACGAGATCCACAGCCTCATCGGAACCGGCGCCGCCGAGGGCAGCCTGGACGCCGCCAACATCCTGAAGCCAGCCCTCAGCCGCGGCGAGATCCAGTGCATCGGCGCCACGACGCACAAGGAGTACGCCAAGTACATCGACAAGGACCGCAGCCTGGTGCGCCGCTTCCAGCCGGTGACGGTGAATCCGCCGGACGAGTCGGAGAGCCTCCGCATCATCGAGGGGATCCGCAGCCGCTACGAGCTGTTCCACCGCGTCCGCTACACGCCGAAGACCATGGAGGCGGCGGTCTACCTGTCGAACCGCTACATCACGGACCGCTTCCTGCCCGACAAGGCCATCGACCTTCTGGACGAGGCCGGCGCCCGCGTGAAGCTGCGGATGGGTCCGGGCGGCGCCTCCGCGGAGGGCCAGACCCAGGAAGAGGAACTGCACCGCGTCATCAACGAGATGAACGAGGCCGTCCTCAGCCGCGATTTCGAGAAGGCCGTCCTCCTCCGCCAGAAGGAGCTCCAGCTCCGGGACGAGATCCAGAAGGACCGCACGGAACTGACGGACGAGGATTATGCCCGCTTCCCCGAGGTGGGCGAGCAGGACATCGAGGATGTGGTGGCGAGCTGGACGGGCATTCCCGTGAAGGCCCTGAAGGGCGACGAGAAGGCCAACCTGGTGAACATGGAGCCCAAGCTCAACGAGCGGGTCATCGGCCAGCCGGAGGCGGTGAGCGCCGTCGTCCGCGCCGTCCGCCGGGCCCGCACGGGCCTCAAGAATCCCAACCGGCCCATGGGCTCGTTCCTGTTCCTCGGCCCCACGGGCGTGGGCAAGACCGAACTGGCCAAAACCCTGGCGGCCTTCCTGTTCGGCGATCCCAAGAAGATGATCCGCTTCGACATGTCCGAGTACATGGAGAAGCACGAGGTCTCCAAGCTGCTCGGGGCCCCTCCGGGGTACGTGGGCTACGAGGAAGGCGGGATGCTCACAGACCGCATCCGGCGGAATCCGTACTGCGTCCTGCTGTTCGACGAGATCGAAAAGGCCCATCCCGACCTGATCAACATCCTGCTCCAGATCTTCGACGACGGGCAGGCATCGGACGCCTTCGGGAACCTGGTCGACTTCAAGAACACGATCATCATCATGACCTCCAACGTGGGCAGCCGCGAACTCCTGTCGGACAAGAACCTCGGTTTCGTCGAGCAGGACGGCCGTCCCGACGCCAAGACCGGCGACGCGATGAAGGTCCTCAAGCGGACCTTCCCGCCCGAGTTCCTGAACCGCATCGACGAGATCGTGGTGTTCAACCGCCTGGGCGACGACGAACTGCGCAAGATCGTCCGCCTGCTGGTGGAGGACCTGAACATCACCCTCCAGAAGCACAAGCTGTCGGTCACCCTGACGGACGCCGCGTGCGACTGGCTGGTGAAGACCACCCTGCGGGATCGCGCCTACGGCGCGCGTCCGCTCCGCCGGGCCATCCAGAAGCAGGTCGAGGATCCCCTCGCCGAGCTGATGGTGGGCCAGGAGATGATGCCCTCCGGCGCGGTGAATTTCGAGTTGGTGGACGGCAAGCTCGTTCCCACCCTGTCTGATTCCGGAGACGTGGCCCCTGGCCAGGAAACCCATCTGGTCGGAGCGCCTGAATGACGCATCCAAACATGGTTCGGAACCGGGTTCGGCCCCGGTGGCGCAGGGGTGTGCTGCCTCTGGCCCTGGTGGCGGGCTTCGCCCTGCCCCTCGCGGCCCAGGAGATCGAGCCGATCAGCCAGATCGAAGTGGTCGGCGCCCAGAAGCAGACGGCGGAGACGGTGATCTTCAAGTCGGGCGTGAAGGTGGGCGACGACCTGCGGAGCCTGGACTTCACGGCGGTGCTGGAGAAGTTGTGGGCCAC comes from the Geothrix sp. 21YS21S-4 genome and includes:
- the dinB gene encoding DNA polymerase IV; protein product: MSSNGPVEDRLRRIAHLDMDAYFASVELLRYPELRGRPLVIGGRRQAMASGEFQRLSGYAGRGVVTTATYEARVFGVRSGMGLMKAAALAPDAILLPGDYETYSRVSRAFKAAVAEVAPCIEDRGIDEIYVDLTDVPGETRDLAQRLKDAVRRATGLSCSIGVTPNKLLSKLASELQKPDGLTILGFEDIPSQIWPLPCAAINGIGPKASVKLEGFRIRTIGELAEADPDFLIEHFGRSYGAWLHEAAHGRDDRPLALSREPKSISRETTFERDLHPRQDREELTRILLALCERLAQDLARKGYLARSVGIKLRYEDFSTVTRDHSLSAPIADAASLRDAARDSLKRVPLDRKLRLLGIRAGSLVKEADWQAPPAQPDRVSEPGLFDRPVS
- a CDS encoding adenylosuccinate synthase, whose product is MSLTRTNLAILGLQWGDEGKGKVVDLLSPRFQQVVRFQGGNNAGHTVVVDGQSIALHQVPSGALHPGCFLVVGNGVVLNLEVFQQELDRLRARGFDLAGRLLLSDKAHLILPHHIALDLWREGGANKIGTTGRGIGPAYEMKAGRMGVRLGDLLHPETLADRIRPGYEEVRLRLGEGSGLSSLEAIVDALLRTAEPFLSFIGDTQGHLLTAWERGDSILFEGAQATLLDIDHGTYPFVTSSNCSLGGLFTGTGLPPKALDRILGIAKAYTTRVGAGPFPAELHDALGDRLREVGREFGTTTGRPRRCGWFDAPITAHACRTNGVDGLAIMKLDVLDGLDEVGLIVGYRTGEGTVTTKLPSCAADWKGLKAEVKRFKGWASTRGITDHRQLPAEAQAYLEALAESVEVPVAYLSTGPDRHEGCVYPGTFLEPLLA
- a CDS encoding ATP-dependent Clp protease ATP-binding subunit — protein: MTRKGYPATPEGCPVFEKFTEKARRVMFFARYEASQFGAESIQSGHLLLGLLRESEKTSTQLLERMGVHVSALRERLVAALTPKDRKITPSSTSIDIPMEEEVKRILQHATAESGKLNHKHVGAEHLLLGMLKEEGCLAGRLLKESGADLIAAKEILLESSKEEKIAKKKKEHPLLSEFARNLSEMAERGIFDNLIGRDQEVERIIQILSRRRKNNPILLGEAGVGKTAIVEGLAQKIHEGLVPPSLADKRIYALDLSLVVAGTKYRGQFEERLKSIIAEASKDPSVVLFIDEIHSLIGTGAAEGSLDAANILKPALSRGEIQCIGATTHKEYAKYIDKDRSLVRRFQPVTVNPPDESESLRIIEGIRSRYELFHRVRYTPKTMEAAVYLSNRYITDRFLPDKAIDLLDEAGARVKLRMGPGGASAEGQTQEEELHRVINEMNEAVLSRDFEKAVLLRQKELQLRDEIQKDRTELTDEDYARFPEVGEQDIEDVVASWTGIPVKALKGDEKANLVNMEPKLNERVIGQPEAVSAVVRAVRRARTGLKNPNRPMGSFLFLGPTGVGKTELAKTLAAFLFGDPKKMIRFDMSEYMEKHEVSKLLGAPPGYVGYEEGGMLTDRIRRNPYCVLLFDEIEKAHPDLINILLQIFDDGQASDAFGNLVDFKNTIIIMTSNVGSRELLSDKNLGFVEQDGRPDAKTGDAMKVLKRTFPPEFLNRIDEIVVFNRLGDDELRKIVRLLVEDLNITLQKHKLSVTLTDAACDWLVKTTLRDRAYGARPLRRAIQKQVEDPLAELMVGQEMMPSGAVNFELVDGKLVPTLSDSGDVAPGQETHLVGAPE
- a CDS encoding ATP-dependent DNA helicase, whose translation is MERITRSVRDFVLPLEPSGSLDASLSFQLEEDAAAQGTRLHAKVQKRLGREHPDVQSERAVLATLEREGFECVVRGRIDVLLPGPPPILEEIKTTFQPQRLLRALAADPAHPFAQQVRMYAWIHARTSDTAPTCRLRVISLLDEAETLVDVPFDLASFTTWVEAQVEGLHAQHLRALARAAERKAVGEGLAFPFEAPRPGQTRLLHVVEEALEAGEPLLVQAPTGLGKTAAVLYPGLQKALAEDLRAFYLTPRNSQHAVAEAFVRRLVQAGHPVRSVTLRAKERVCPQDEVHCHPDACPRAKGYYDRLKESKALDRIAGLGCADSPAIQALADEHALCPFELSLDAARNADVIIGDYNYALSPSATLMRFFGEKEAEARNLLLIDEAHNLPNRATAWFSPALELAQLQGLKKAWKGKRTSLKGRFTRQVDRCLALVAAHEGPNRKLDLDPLPFTAEEKRIRELIAKATSDGVELAPGHALVQLFRLWSDFCAVLRERTDAHLLTWTPPGRLQITCVDASSHLADRFESLAGAVLFSGTLKPFDFYARLSGLAEPRCEEIPSPFPAEHRRLLMVPQVSTLYRRRDQETPRIAEFLSRVLPLRHGNYLVFFPSFEFLEKTLPFLDLPEFRILAQPRRATPEALDRILAALASERGLVVLAVQGGSLSEGIDLPGDALIGSVIVGPPIPPFDLERRLTKEYFDRSCGQGEAYTYVYPAMAKAVQAAGRVIRGPEERGLLAFLDPRFLEPAFAECFPRDWFQDSPWEGVSDRILADVTRFWARG